In Mangifera indica cultivar Alphonso chromosome 7, CATAS_Mindica_2.1, whole genome shotgun sequence, the genomic window ctaatttCTCCAACCCACCTTTGGTTTCTCCATCATTGACTAGCAAGCTACCTTCAGTGGCTTCTCCACCCCTTTCTTCTCTTTCCTCTCCTTCTTCGGCCTCTCTAAGTAAAATGAAGAAATGGGTTATGGATGGTGCTCTCACTGGTCATCAACTAAGCCCGAAAGGCTCAGATTTAACCAAGAAAAGGAGTTCAAAATCTTATTGCGGGATCAAAGAGTTCAGCGGCATCACAGAAGAAGATGGATGTAAGGTTTCCGATAAGCCTCAGATTGTTAGGTTGGACTTGGAGATTGGTCTCCTCGGTGAATCAAAAGAAGAATTAGATTTAGAGCTTCGGTTGGGGTGCTCTTAGTTGAATTTGTGCTGCTTTGTCAAACCATGTTTTTGAAGTTGGCAGCTTGCAATTGGCCCATTGCACCAGATTCTGATCATCAATTATAAGCAGCATTTATATTtagttatcaaaattaaactcaacCCTGATGAAGCATTGAGATTTCTAGGACCTGTTTCAATTAATGTAAGATTTTGTTATGTGTTTCTGATACTATCCTTCATATGAACTCCATGTCTAATCTCCACTCTTATGTGTCAGCTGTTTCCTGCTTTCTGTATATTCTATCTGTGAATAATGCTTGTGCAAATCCACATATTCCATCTCacagagaaaaaaaacaaacaaactgtttggttcaataaatatattctattctataatataaatgttggaCTATATAGAAATGGTTTTGTTTCAAGTATTCTTGACTGATACATTAGGAAAGAGTTTGAGGGCTCTCTCTTTTAACCCCACCAAAAAATTCCCTTATTTTTCTTGATTCCCTTCTTTAAGCTCCTTTTACTATTGGTTTTTGTTATGAGCTTTCTGGTTAGCTTAACCGTTACTTaacaaataacaacaaaaagagTTTCTgtaatcaaatttcaaaacgGAAAGGTAGATTTGTACTCTCGAGTGGATGGCTTGTTTTGTATGTATGGAGCTCCTGAATGGAATAAGATTATATAGAGATGTATTGGATATTATATTGGTTATTAGGTAGGCGATGTTGGAGAAAAAGCattgaaattttgtttgaatcagtggaaaaaatgttaaatattgcatggaaatggaaatgtacaagcaaacaaaatgaataaaaatggcTTCCCTGACTTTTCTGAGAAGTCTTTCCCCATATTCATCTTATATTGAGCATTATTACAATGATGATAGCAAATGTTCATTATTGGAGTCAAGTTCCAAAGCAAAATTCATGATTGTAAACTGTAAAAAGATTAAACGAAATAAAAATAGCCACTCATTTTCTGCCTCGTCGACACTTTCAATGTTCAAAACAATCCATCAAAACCTGCCAACTACCTATTTACTTGCTTTATTGATTCAAGTTTCAATTCATGAATCAAAGCTCAGGGGTGTGGAATTGAATATTGTCATTTGTTTTCTATTGCTTCCAAATCACTGCATCATTTCATTCATTATCTCTCTGCACAGATTCATGCCTGAGCCTGACACACTTGCATACTTCTTCCACATTATTTATTTCCGTTTCCCCAGTCACCCTTACGTTGT contains:
- the LOC123221677 gene encoding transcriptional regulator SUPERMAN-like yields the protein MEQNSASNNSKDQKIGSKAIRDCNNNNQNSSNKVKDSWSNNSHNSGEQYFSGFSWPPRSYTCSFCKREFRSAQALGGHMNVHRRDRARLRQSPPRDSQYPIFNLNLNPNPNPNFSNPPLVSPSLTSKLPSVASPPLSSLSSPSSASLSKMKKWVMDGALTGHQLSPKGSDLTKKRSSKSYCGIKEFSGITEEDGCKVSDKPQIVRLDLEIGLLGESKEELDLELRLGCS